One Vitis vinifera cultivar Pinot Noir 40024 chromosome 8, ASM3070453v1 genomic window carries:
- the LOC100262460 gene encoding zeatin O-glucosyltransferase-like gives MDNHQNHEESEMKEAPVAVVMVPFPAQGHLNQLLQLSRLISSYNVSVHYVGSVTHTHQAKLRVQGWDPLLHPNFQFHHFPTPHFHSPPPNPNSSVQFPAHLESSFEASSQLRQPVAALLRELSPRARRIIVIHDSLMGSVIQDVASIRNAESYTFHSVSAFSIFLFLWEAAGKPVLKEAKFLEDVPSLDGCFPLEFLNFIASQHQFKKLNSGNIYNTCKSMEGCYVDLLDGLEIYGGKKKHWALGPFNPLTICYDKKSNPGHRCLGWLDKQAPKSVLLVSFGTTTSLTDEQIKELAIGLEQSKQKFIWVLRDADKGDVFSGEVRRAELPEGYEERVGGRGMGLVVRDWAPQLEILGHSSTGGFMSHCGWNSCLESISMGVPIAAWPMHSDQPRNTVLVAQVLKVGLVVRDWAQREQLVAASTVEKKVRSLMASKEGDDMRKRAAELGATIQRSMDEGGVSRKELDSFVAHITR, from the coding sequence ATGGATAATCACCAAAACCATGAAGAAAGTGAGATGAAAGAAGCCCCAGTGGCTGTAGTGATGGTGCCATTTCCAGCACAAGGTCATCTCAACCAACTCCTACAACTCTCTCGTCTCATCTCTTCCTACAACGTATCTGTTCACTATGTAGGTTCTGTCACCCACACCCACCAAGCCAAGCTTCGAGTTCAGGGTTGGGACCCTCTTCTCCACCCCAACTTTCAATTTCATCATTTCCCCACGCCTCACTTTCACTCTCCTCCTCCTAATCCTAACTCCTCTGTTCAATTCCCAGCCCATCTGGAGTCATCTTTTGAGGCATCCTCACAGCTTCGCCAGCCTGTTGCTGCACTCCTACGTGAACTTTCTCCGAGAGCTAGGAGGATCATCGTTATTCATGACTCCCTTATGGGTTCCGTGATTCAGGATGTTGCCTCTATACGTAATGCTGAATCCTACACTTTCCATAGTGTCTCCGCCTTCTCTATTTTCTTGTTTCTCTGGGAGGCTGCGGGGAAACCTGTCCTTAAGGAGGCTAAATTTCTTGAAGATGTTCCATCTCTTGATGGCTGTTTCCCGTTGGAGTTCCTTAATTTTATCGCCTCTCAACATCAGTTCAAGAAGCTCAATTCCGGGAATATCTACAACACATGCAAATCAATGGAGGGTTGTTATGTCGATTTACTGGACGGTCTAGAGATCTATGGTGGAAAGAAGAAGCACTGGGCGTTAGGGCCATTCAACCCGTTGACTATATGCTATGACAAAAAATCAAATCCTGGACACAGATGCTTGGGGTGGCTAGACAAACAGGCTCCAAAGTCGGTCCTATTGGTTTCTTTTGGAACCACGACGTCATTAACAGACGAACAAATCAAAGAGCTTGCAATTGGGTTGGAGCAAAGCAAACAAAAGTTCATCTGGGTATTGAGAGATGCGGATAAAGGAGATGTTTTCAGTGGAGAGGTCAGGAGAGCAGAACTTCCAGAAGGGTATGAAGAGAGAGTGGGAGGAAGAGGGATGGGATTAGTGGTGAGAGATTGGGCACCCCAACTGGAGATATTGGGGCACAGTTCAACAGGTGGGTTCATGAGTCACTGTGGATGGAACTCATGCCTGGAGAGCATTAGCATGGGAGTGCCCATAGCAGCATGGCCTATGCACTCAGATCAGCCAAGGAACACTGTGCTTGTAGCGCAAGTGCTTAAAGTTGGCTTGGTTGTTAGGGACTGGGCCCAAAGAGAGCAGCTAGTGGCAGCATCTACTGTTGAAAAGAAGGTCAGAAGTTTAATGGCATCAAAGGAAGGAGATGACATGAGGAAGAGGGCAGCAGAATTGGGAGCCACAATACAGAGGTCAATGGATGAAGGGGGGGTTTCCCGCAAGGAGTTGGATTCTTTCGTTGCTCACATCACTAGATAG
- the LOC100248679 gene encoding zeatin O-glucosyltransferase, whose product MKSSGFIAIIIYKFTMGEDQNQQNHEENGVKEAPHVAVVMVPFPAQGHLNQLLQLSRIISSYNIPVHYVGSATHINQAKLRLQGWDPLLEPNFHFHDFPTPHFHSPPPDPDASVQFPAHLQPCFEASSELREPVAALLRELSLTVDRLIVINDSLMGSVVQDFVGIGNAESYTFHSVSVFSIFFFFWESLGRPALEGVKIPEDVPSLDGCFTLEFFKFLVFQHEFKKLSSGNLYYTSKLIEGPYVDILREEEIDGVKKKGWALGPLNLVTTYSDKTSNPGDKCLEWLDKQAPKSVLLVSFGTSTSLTDEQIKELAIGLERSGHKFIWLLRDADKGDIFSEEVRRSELPEGYEERMKETGMGVVVREWAPQLEILGHSSTGGLMCHCGWNSCLESISMGVPIAAWPMHSDQPRNAALVTQVLQVGLAVKEWAEREQLVAASAIEKAVRRLMASEEGNAMRKKAQQLGNSLQRSMEEGGVSRKELDGFIAHITRQLGF is encoded by the coding sequence atgAAAAGCTCAGGCTTCATTGCAATAATCATATACAAGTTTACAATGGGTGAAGATCAAAATCAGCAAAACCATGAGGAAAATGGGGTGAAAGAAGCCCCCCATGTGGCTGTGGTGATGGTGCCATTTCCAGCGCAAGGCCATCTAAACCAACTTCTGCAACTCTCTCGCATCATCTCTTCCTACAACATACCAGTCCACTATGTGGGCTCTGCCACCCACATCAACCAAGCCAAGCTCAGACTCCAGGGTTGGGACCCTCTTCTGGAgcctaattttcattttcatgactTCCCAACTCCTCACTTTCACTCTCCTCCTCCTGATCCTGATGCCTCTGTGCAATTTCCTGCTCATCTGCAGCCATGTTTTGAGGCATCTTCAGAGCTTCGTGAGCCTGTTGCTGCGCTTCTACGTGAGCTTTCTCTTACAGTTGACAGGCTCATTGTGATTAATGACTCCCTCATGGGTTCTGTGGTTCAGGATTTTGTGGGTATTGGTAATGCTGAGTCCTACACTTTTCACAGTGTCTCcgttttctccattttcttcttcttctgggaaaGTCTGGGAAGACCTGCGCTGGAGGGGGTCAAAATTCCAGAGGATGTTCCATCTCTGGACGGCTGCTTCACATTGGAGTTCTTCAAATTTTTGGTTTTCCAGCATGAGTTTAAGAAGCTCAGCTCTGGGAACCTCTACTACACATCCAAGTTGATAGAGGGCCCCTATGTGGATATACTTCGGGAAGAGGAGATTGATGGTGTGAAAAAGAAGGGATGGGCATTAGGGCCACTCAACCTGGTGACCACATACAGTGACAAAACATCAAATCCTGGGGACAAATGCTTGGAATGGCTTGACAAACAGGCTCCAAAGTCTGTCCTATTGGTTTCTTTTGGAACCTCAACTTCACTGACAGATGAACAGATCAAGGAGCTGGCGATTGGGTTGGAGCGCAGTGGGCACAAGTTCATCTGGTTATTGAGAGATGCGGATAAAGGAGATATTTTCAGCGAAGAAGTCAGGAGAAGTGAACTTCCAGAAGGGTATGAAGAGAGAATGAAGGAGACAGGAATGGGGGTGGTGGTGAGAGAGTGGGCGCCCCAACTGGAGATACTGGGGCACAGCTCCACGGGTGGATTGATGTGCCATTGTGGATGGAACTCATGCCTGGAGAGCATCAGCATGGGAGTGCCCATAGCAGCATGGCCCATGCACTCGGATCAGCCAAGAAACGCTGCTCTGGTGACACAAGTACTCCAAGTTGGTCTGGCTGTTAAGGAGTGGGCAGAGAGGGAGCAGCTGGTGGCAGCATCTGCCATTGAAAAGGCAGTGAGAAGGCTCATGGCATCAGAGGAAGGAAACGCTATGAGGAAGAAAGCACAACAACTAGGGAACTCCCTACAGAGGTCAATGGAAGAGGGTGGGGTTTCTCGCAAGGAGTTGGATGGTTTCATTGCTCACATCACTAGACAGCTTGGCTTCTGA
- the LOC100257347 gene encoding uncharacterized protein LOC100257347 isoform X1, which translates to MTRQLLIWKNFNSMQSFNPYWRRKKKSVSLLMQNKAIDIMEDGASDSEIYLQDANDEEEHYYTSSSISKLQFRKDVSKAIWNDAMRMAEVVEMKGKMWTTTGMLHSGKIYCSIEETLFLAELGALHLLDDNDVPISLKGIYDKVSQGKCGCCWESFEAYRHLKSLGYIVGRHGIPWTSKGAKTCLDSHQGTPEGNSRTDEGSEEENSTIELVNNMHITEVKLLFDVYLPNSKFRKSSPGDPSFVLCLTRGHPPLKTEIEDLERRCGSIPFKFFHVSHGRVSFFSFNRVELPVLP; encoded by the exons ATGACAAGACAACTGCTCATTTGGAAGAATTTCAATTCAATGCAAAGCTTTAATCCTTATTggaggagaaagaagaaaagtgtGTCACTACTCATGCAGAACAAGG CAATTGATATAATGGAGGATGGAGCTAGTGATTCTGAAATCTATCTTCAAGATGCCAATGATGAAGAAGAACATTACTATACTTCTAGTTCCATATCCAAGTTACAATTTAG GAAAGATGTTTCCAAGGCAATTTGGAATGATGCAATGAGAATGGCTGAGGTTGTAGAAATGAAGGGCAAAATGTGGACAACAACAGGAATGCTTCATAGCGGCAAGATCTATTGCTCAATTGAGGAGACTCT GTTTTTGGCTGAACTAGGGGCATTGCATCTATTGGATGATAATGATGTGCCTATTTCCTTAAAAGGTATATATGATAAGGTTTCACAAGGGAAGTGTGGATGTTGTTGGGAGTCTTTTGAGGCTTATAGGCACTTGAAGTCTCTTGGTTACATTGTTGGGCGGCATGGGATCCCTTGGACTTCGAAGGGTGCCAAAACTTGTTTGGATTCCCATCAAGGCACCCCGGAAGGCAACAGTAGAACAGATGAAGGAtcagaagaagaaaattccaCCATAGAACTGGTCAATAATATGCACATTACTGAAGTTAAACTGCTTTTTGATGTCTATCTTCCTAATAGCAAGTTTAGGAAGTCTTCTCCAGGAGATCCAAGTTTTGTGCTCTGCTTAACCAG GGGTCATCCGCCATTGAAAACAGAGATTGAAGACCTTGAGAGACGGTGTGGTAGCATACCTTTCAAGTTTTTCCATGTATCGCATGGACGGGTCAGTTTCTTCTCCTTCAACAGAGTGGAACTTCCTGTTCTACCGTAG
- the LOC100257347 gene encoding uncharacterized protein LOC100257347 isoform X3, translating to MEDGASDSEIYLQDANDEEEHYYTSSSISKLQFRKDVSKAIWNDAMRMAEVVEMKGKMWTTTGMLHSGKIYCSIEETLFLAELGALHLLDDNDVPISLKGIYDKVSQGKCGCCWESFEAYRHLKSLGYIVGRHGIPWTSKGAKTCLDSHQGTPEGNSRTDEGSEEENSTIELVNNMHITEVKLLFDVYLPNSKFRKSSPGDPSFVLCLTRGHPPLKTEIEDLERRCGSIPFKFFHVSHGRVSFFSFNRVELPVLP from the exons ATGGAGGATGGAGCTAGTGATTCTGAAATCTATCTTCAAGATGCCAATGATGAAGAAGAACATTACTATACTTCTAGTTCCATATCCAAGTTACAATTTAG GAAAGATGTTTCCAAGGCAATTTGGAATGATGCAATGAGAATGGCTGAGGTTGTAGAAATGAAGGGCAAAATGTGGACAACAACAGGAATGCTTCATAGCGGCAAGATCTATTGCTCAATTGAGGAGACTCT GTTTTTGGCTGAACTAGGGGCATTGCATCTATTGGATGATAATGATGTGCCTATTTCCTTAAAAGGTATATATGATAAGGTTTCACAAGGGAAGTGTGGATGTTGTTGGGAGTCTTTTGAGGCTTATAGGCACTTGAAGTCTCTTGGTTACATTGTTGGGCGGCATGGGATCCCTTGGACTTCGAAGGGTGCCAAAACTTGTTTGGATTCCCATCAAGGCACCCCGGAAGGCAACAGTAGAACAGATGAAGGAtcagaagaagaaaattccaCCATAGAACTGGTCAATAATATGCACATTACTGAAGTTAAACTGCTTTTTGATGTCTATCTTCCTAATAGCAAGTTTAGGAAGTCTTCTCCAGGAGATCCAAGTTTTGTGCTCTGCTTAACCAG GGGTCATCCGCCATTGAAAACAGAGATTGAAGACCTTGAGAGACGGTGTGGTAGCATACCTTTCAAGTTTTTCCATGTATCGCATGGACGGGTCAGTTTCTTCTCCTTCAACAGAGTGGAACTTCCTGTTCTACCGTAG
- the LOC100257347 gene encoding uncharacterized protein LOC100257347 isoform X2, whose amino-acid sequence MQQTQLSAKSGAIDIMEDGASDSEIYLQDANDEEEHYYTSSSISKLQFRKDVSKAIWNDAMRMAEVVEMKGKMWTTTGMLHSGKIYCSIEETLFLAELGALHLLDDNDVPISLKGIYDKVSQGKCGCCWESFEAYRHLKSLGYIVGRHGIPWTSKGAKTCLDSHQGTPEGNSRTDEGSEEENSTIELVNNMHITEVKLLFDVYLPNSKFRKSSPGDPSFVLCLTRGHPPLKTEIEDLERRCGSIPFKFFHVSHGRVSFFSFNRVELPVLP is encoded by the exons ATGCAGCAAACGCAACTCTCAGCCAAATCTGGAG CAATTGATATAATGGAGGATGGAGCTAGTGATTCTGAAATCTATCTTCAAGATGCCAATGATGAAGAAGAACATTACTATACTTCTAGTTCCATATCCAAGTTACAATTTAG GAAAGATGTTTCCAAGGCAATTTGGAATGATGCAATGAGAATGGCTGAGGTTGTAGAAATGAAGGGCAAAATGTGGACAACAACAGGAATGCTTCATAGCGGCAAGATCTATTGCTCAATTGAGGAGACTCT GTTTTTGGCTGAACTAGGGGCATTGCATCTATTGGATGATAATGATGTGCCTATTTCCTTAAAAGGTATATATGATAAGGTTTCACAAGGGAAGTGTGGATGTTGTTGGGAGTCTTTTGAGGCTTATAGGCACTTGAAGTCTCTTGGTTACATTGTTGGGCGGCATGGGATCCCTTGGACTTCGAAGGGTGCCAAAACTTGTTTGGATTCCCATCAAGGCACCCCGGAAGGCAACAGTAGAACAGATGAAGGAtcagaagaagaaaattccaCCATAGAACTGGTCAATAATATGCACATTACTGAAGTTAAACTGCTTTTTGATGTCTATCTTCCTAATAGCAAGTTTAGGAAGTCTTCTCCAGGAGATCCAAGTTTTGTGCTCTGCTTAACCAG GGGTCATCCGCCATTGAAAACAGAGATTGAAGACCTTGAGAGACGGTGTGGTAGCATACCTTTCAAGTTTTTCCATGTATCGCATGGACGGGTCAGTTTCTTCTCCTTCAACAGAGTGGAACTTCCTGTTCTACCGTAG